One Enterococcus silesiacus genomic window carries:
- a CDS encoding acetyltransferase, with product MIRIEKVNINNPDLVELIKELNDFFNEEWGTEVAQSYQNHHNLTEMSCAVVAYDEQEAVGCGCWKLLDEHTPEIKRMFVKPTSRGNGAAGKIMQALESDILEQGYQQAVLETGKDMLSAIGFYERHGYQIIQNYGEFVGDELCICMKKRLELKPN from the coding sequence ATGATCAGAATAGAAAAAGTGAACATAAATAATCCAGATTTAGTAGAGTTAATAAAAGAATTAAATGATTTTTTTAATGAAGAGTGGGGAACAGAGGTAGCTCAAAGCTATCAAAATCATCACAATCTTACTGAGATGTCTTGTGCAGTTGTGGCTTACGATGAACAAGAGGCAGTTGGCTGTGGTTGCTGGAAACTTCTTGATGAGCACACGCCAGAAATCAAACGAATGTTTGTCAAACCAACGAGTCGCGGCAATGGAGCTGCTGGAAAAATCATGCAAGCACTAGAAAGTGATATACTAGAGCAAGGTTACCAGCAAGCTGTGTTAGAAACGGGTAAAGACATGCTGAGTGCTATTGGCTTCTATGAAAGACATGGATACCAGATCATTCAAAATTATGGCGAGTTTGTTGGAGATGAATTATGTATTTGTATGAAAAAACGACTTGAACTCAAACCTAACTAA
- a CDS encoding peptidase produces the protein MKKRKLHIFMLAVLLTQSFSSTVSVFATTDTEENAQNGQAIDTQTQENLQTDLSSDEEKMSLENSKTSETDETVESEASITVQDDSQVEETEQSTKEAATTPKTKAAKANLTIEDELLTSMTITNMEGVEYSQSNVNRLLNTTPVTAKLNFVIKDQDYVPGSVYTMTLPDHLGYSDISGEVANVGANWSVDAQSKTLTITFNQRITETQFNLDLKSYVYTDAEPLVTIKTPGQTTNQYNFDLYEEVAPIKYEETTNKYGIQGNIYYNLDRSLSGSQTLEIVMSNSPGATFDNTSKEPIGVFSYDVDINGNVIAASKQALAKDQDYTIDEDNAYRGAVTITNMDQQKAYALSVDRALALESVSNYSYSFYNNYPTTKLGSVSLNRSTAQYGGLEFTAKTSKDQKSLKEVNLGSLQSANFQAKGNYYVYIYNIPTQTKVGEQIVLESKNGQKITEYQFSATDTEYQTVPFTDFFEVKQEENKLILTATKDSVLRLKAEKLIIPFDQKDIDITLSTPVVNGGKEIMLVSDQYLQPISIINPNNVETAWGNADANGAYSGDTTIAIEGSDKTPVKNAAIKIEHPNYLKLRMPTGEYSDYKLNRDYTITSVEGGTLIKFTTPVTRSFNLDLGFNYIPDSLAKSKSIPIDTLDVTLSADDYEAVHTTVRTGRKMYSERTLQGSKNQFLVNARNDSFDNLSITTKIPNGVDVVFDIYDVSNDQVESIYPQYWDRGQYFDKPLAPTSEAYPTITFDEATNSYKFDFGKTSKRYIVEYKYANGWIDTKTINVTGSAVEPLYGDQVMSAIVAVNNEGVEILSANQTAHESLKNVTKNEIKTKNINSGTRSVKNPTFDIKTKGNTNAGIDLNSIVIEGVPQDVYTIKQTATGAQIIFDEYTLTENITITYNTVSKNAGQISTETSISADNLEQMTETRRTVTTTPLVLRFSDGDAEGIVYLAQAQFRAYNEKDQAINIPNVLFELVDNVTHNQTEFTTDENGEYKFDAIMSGEYTLRATAIPVGYTIAEEYLEGKAIKVMKDTNSFEIPLKEVVDHTSVSAKDSTIYVGSHWQPEDNFTGATDQEGKPMAFDQITVAGTVDTEKVGEYEITYRNQDKEAKAIVFVVANQETLFVKDSTIYVGDSWQAKDNFVSATDEHGASIPFEEITPSGTVDTTKPGIYEMTYRFSGQTEIAKITVLPNQTSVLGKDSTISVGTTWTPADNFVEATDKTGKPVAFDQITVTGTVDTSKVGDYEVTYENQGQKDQIIVHVVAVKATLAVKDSTIYVGDPWKAADNFISATDETGQTISIQTITVTGTVDTTKAGVYEVVYGYGTLKETAKVTVKADQSTLVVKDSTIYVGDDWQSVDNFVSATDRDGKAISFEEVEVTGTVETKEKGENQVSYTIQTTQKADPSNTKKAVKAQKQRTETAKITVLERNSPKPNETNKKQTHLSKQNKQGHLPKAGEKDNHYVRLIGLLALSITMIGVIRSRKRRTD, from the coding sequence ATGAAGAAAAGAAAATTACATATATTTATGCTTGCAGTTTTACTCACGCAGAGCTTTAGTTCAACTGTAAGCGTATTTGCAACGACTGATACAGAAGAAAATGCTCAGAATGGACAAGCAATTGACACTCAAACACAAGAAAATCTGCAAACAGACTTATCGAGTGATGAAGAAAAAATGTCGCTAGAAAATTCAAAGACAAGTGAAACGGATGAAACAGTAGAAAGTGAAGCATCGATTACTGTGCAAGACGATAGTCAAGTAGAGGAAACGGAACAGTCGACCAAAGAAGCGGCAACGACTCCCAAAACAAAAGCTGCCAAGGCTAACTTAACGATTGAAGATGAGCTTTTAACAAGTATGACAATTACTAACATGGAGGGTGTCGAATACAGTCAAAGTAATGTAAATCGACTGTTGAACACAACACCCGTTACCGCTAAACTGAACTTTGTGATCAAGGATCAGGATTATGTACCAGGTTCAGTTTATACAATGACGCTACCTGATCATTTGGGCTATTCAGATATCAGTGGGGAAGTAGCCAATGTTGGAGCTAATTGGTCAGTTGACGCACAAAGTAAGACATTGACGATCACCTTCAATCAGCGTATTACTGAAACGCAGTTTAATTTGGATTTAAAAAGTTATGTGTATACAGATGCCGAACCTTTAGTAACGATCAAAACACCTGGGCAAACAACCAATCAATATAACTTTGATCTGTACGAAGAGGTAGCACCTATTAAGTATGAGGAAACGACTAATAAGTATGGTATTCAAGGAAATATTTATTATAACTTAGACAGATCATTATCTGGCAGTCAGACATTAGAAATAGTAATGTCAAATTCACCTGGAGCAACGTTTGATAATACCTCTAAGGAGCCGATCGGTGTTTTTTCATATGATGTAGATATCAACGGAAATGTGATTGCTGCTTCCAAACAAGCCTTAGCAAAAGACCAAGACTATACAATCGATGAAGACAATGCATACCGAGGTGCAGTTACGATTACAAATATGGATCAACAAAAAGCATATGCTTTATCCGTTGATCGTGCTTTAGCGTTGGAGAGTGTTTCCAATTATTCCTATAGTTTTTACAATAATTATCCGACGACTAAATTAGGTTCAGTCAGTTTAAATCGGTCAACTGCGCAATATGGCGGGCTTGAATTTACCGCAAAAACCAGTAAAGATCAAAAATCTTTAAAAGAAGTTAATTTAGGTTCGTTACAAAGTGCTAATTTCCAAGCAAAAGGAAATTATTATGTCTATATTTACAATATCCCTACACAAACCAAAGTAGGAGAACAAATCGTTTTGGAAAGCAAAAATGGACAAAAAATCACTGAGTATCAATTTTCTGCTACTGATACAGAGTATCAAACAGTTCCGTTTACTGATTTTTTTGAGGTGAAACAAGAAGAGAACAAACTGATTTTAACAGCAACGAAAGACAGTGTGTTAAGACTAAAAGCGGAAAAGCTGATCATTCCTTTTGACCAAAAGGATATTGATATTACACTTAGCACACCTGTTGTAAATGGTGGCAAGGAAATAATGCTGGTCTCTGACCAATACCTTCAGCCAATTTCAATCATCAATCCTAATAATGTAGAGACGGCTTGGGGAAACGCCGATGCAAATGGTGCCTACTCTGGCGATACAACAATAGCGATTGAAGGAAGCGATAAAACACCAGTAAAGAATGCTGCAATCAAAATTGAACACCCGAATTACTTAAAACTAAGAATGCCAACAGGGGAGTACTCTGATTACAAACTAAATAGAGATTATACAATAACCTCGGTCGAAGGCGGGACATTGATCAAATTTACAACGCCTGTCACCCGTTCATTCAATCTGGATCTAGGTTTCAACTATATTCCAGACAGTTTAGCAAAAAGTAAAAGTATTCCTATTGATACGCTTGATGTAACACTAAGTGCCGATGACTATGAAGCGGTTCATACAACCGTTAGAACCGGTAGAAAGATGTATTCAGAGCGAACACTGCAAGGAAGTAAAAATCAATTTTTAGTAAACGCAAGAAATGATTCGTTTGATAACTTGAGCATCACAACTAAAATTCCTAATGGTGTAGACGTAGTTTTTGATATTTATGATGTCTCGAATGACCAAGTTGAATCGATTTATCCGCAGTATTGGGATCGAGGACAATATTTTGATAAACCATTAGCACCAACTAGTGAAGCGTATCCGACAATCACCTTCGATGAAGCTACGAATAGTTATAAATTTGATTTTGGTAAAACCTCAAAACGCTATATTGTTGAATACAAATATGCCAATGGCTGGATCGATACTAAGACAATCAATGTAACGGGAAGTGCTGTCGAACCATTATATGGTGATCAAGTAATGTCAGCGATCGTCGCCGTAAACAACGAAGGAGTAGAGATCTTATCAGCCAATCAAACGGCTCATGAGTCATTGAAAAACGTCACAAAAAATGAAATCAAAACTAAAAATATCAATAGCGGAACACGCAGTGTCAAAAATCCAACCTTCGATATTAAAACAAAAGGAAATACAAATGCTGGCATTGATTTAAATTCGATCGTGATCGAAGGAGTTCCGCAAGATGTTTATACAATTAAGCAAACAGCGACAGGTGCTCAAATCATTTTTGACGAGTACACGCTAACTGAAAATATCACGATTACGTACAATACAGTTTCCAAAAATGCTGGGCAAATTTCTACTGAAACAAGTATTAGCGCAGATAATTTAGAACAAATGACGGAAACCCGCAGAACAGTGACAACAACACCACTTGTTTTGAGATTCTCTGATGGAGATGCAGAAGGAATCGTTTATTTGGCTCAAGCGCAATTTCGTGCGTATAATGAGAAAGACCAAGCGATCAATATTCCTAATGTTTTATTTGAACTAGTCGACAATGTGACCCACAATCAAACGGAGTTTACTACAGATGAAAATGGCGAATACAAATTTGATGCAATCATGTCCGGCGAATATACGTTAAGAGCAACCGCTATACCAGTAGGTTATACGATTGCTGAGGAGTATCTTGAGGGCAAAGCCATTAAAGTGATGAAGGATACGAATTCGTTTGAAATTCCTCTTAAAGAAGTAGTAGATCACACTAGTGTCAGCGCCAAGGATTCAACGATCTATGTCGGAAGCCACTGGCAACCAGAGGATAATTTCACAGGAGCCACAGATCAAGAGGGCAAGCCAATGGCATTTGATCAAATCACAGTGGCTGGAACAGTAGACACTGAAAAAGTCGGAGAGTATGAAATCACGTATCGCAATCAAGACAAAGAAGCAAAAGCCATCGTTTTCGTTGTTGCTAATCAGGAAACGTTGTTTGTCAAAGATTCAACGATTTATGTAGGTGATTCATGGCAAGCCAAAGATAACTTTGTGTCAGCGACAGATGAGCATGGGGCAAGCATTCCGTTTGAAGAGATAACACCTTCTGGAACCGTTGATACAACAAAACCAGGCATCTATGAAATGACTTATCGCTTCAGCGGACAAACAGAAATTGCTAAAATTACTGTCTTACCAAACCAAACCAGTGTTCTCGGGAAAGATTCAACAATCTCTGTGGGGACAACTTGGACGCCAGCAGATAATTTTGTTGAAGCAACAGACAAAACAGGAAAACCTGTTGCTTTTGACCAAATCACTGTAACAGGAACAGTCGATACAAGTAAAGTTGGTGATTATGAAGTCACATACGAAAACCAAGGGCAAAAAGATCAAATAATTGTCCATGTTGTAGCTGTCAAAGCAACGCTTGCTGTCAAAGATTCTACCATCTATGTAGGAGATCCTTGGAAAGCTGCTGATAATTTTATATCAGCAACAGATGAAACAGGACAAACGATTTCAATTCAAACGATCACCGTAACAGGAACGGTCGATACAACAAAAGCAGGCGTCTATGAAGTGGTGTATGGATATGGCACCCTAAAGGAAACTGCTAAGGTTACAGTAAAAGCGGATCAATCAACCTTAGTTGTAAAGGACTCTACTATTTACGTAGGGGATGATTGGCAGAGTGTAGACAACTTTGTATCAGCAACTGATCGCGATGGTAAAGCCATTTCTTTTGAAGAGGTAGAAGTAACTGGAACTGTTGAGACGAAAGAAAAAGGTGAAAATCAAGTATCGTACACAATTCAAACAACTCAAAAAGCTGATCCAAGTAACACTAAAAAAGCGGTAAAAGCTCAAAAACAACGAACGGAAACAGCTAAAATCACAGTGCTTGAAAGAAATTCACCCAAACCAAATGAAACAAATAAGAAGCAAACGCATCTTTCTAAACAAAACAAGCAAGGGCATCTACCTAAAGCTGGTGAAAAAGACAATCACTATGTTCGTTTGATTGGATTGTTAGCTCTATCCATCACAATGATTGGCGTGATTCGATCAAGAAAACGGAGAACAGATTAG